In the Gemmatimonadaceae bacterium genome, ACGCCGCTCGCGTTGATGGACTCGGCGCCGATTACGACATTGCGGACTGCGGCGACGACCGCGGTTGCTGCCTCACGCCTCGCGCGCCCCGACGCGTCGACCGTGACGTTCATCGGGTGCGGCGTTCAGGCGCGCGCGCACCTCACCGCACTGTGTCAGGTCCGTTTCGTCGAACGCGTCTTCGCCGTCGACAACCGCCCCGCCGCAGCCGACGCGTTTCGCAAGTTGGCAATCACGGTACATGGCGTCGAGTGCTCGGTCTCGAGCTCGCTCCGGCGCGCGACGCGGGCGAGCGAGATCATCGTCACGACGACGCCGGCCGAGCGCGCGATTCTGCACTTGGGCGACGTCGCCGCTGGCACTTTCGTCGCCGCGGTCGGCGCCGACAACGAGCACAAACAGGAGATCGATCCCGAGTTGCTTCGTGAGTCGGTGCTCATCGTCGACGATCGCGAGCAATGCGCCCGGATCGGCGATCTCCATCACGCGCTTGCGGCCGGCGTCGTCGCGGCAAGCTACGTTCGCGCTTCACTCGACGAATGCGTCGCCGGCTCGCGACCGGGCAGGCTCACCGACGACGAGACGATCATATTCGACAGCACTGGTCTCGCGCTCGAAGACGTTGCAGCGGCATCAGTCGTCTACGAACGGGCAGTCGGCGCCCAGTCCGTTGCCTGAGGTGCCGATGCTGTGCCCGACAATCGCGCATCGATGGACCACACGCCCGCTCCATAGACCGCGATCATGAGTAGACCGCCCATCATTCCAAGATTCTTGAAGAATTCGGTCTGATTCGATGCGGCTGCCATGCCGGTCCCATTCCAAAAGGCGTGTAGACGAACGCTGACGATTCCCAGATACACAAACAAAACCGCAGCCGCGGCGCGCGCACGGAATCCGAGAAGCAGCAAGATCGACCCGATCGCTTCGATCGCCAACGCGCCCGCGAGTAGAGGGGTAACGAACGACATTCCCTTGAACTTCATGTACGCCGCTTGGCCCGACCAGTCGAAGATCTTGCCGTTCACCGCAACCATGAATTCCAGGGTGACGAGCACGCGCGCGATCAATGGCAAAAGGCCAAATCGAATCGACGATGTGGAGGGTCTCATTTGATGTCCCTGGGGGCGGAGCCGTGGCAAACATCTTCCGACGCCGGCCACGTCACTTGTTTAGCAATCGCTTGATCGCACAGCGCCAGCCGGCACACGGCGCGTCCTGCAGTTCGGCGACCGTTGGCGGCGTCACGCCGCGCGCGAGCGCCTCGACGACGGGAAATACCAGGCCGACATTGCCACCGTGCGCGTCGATCTCCATCACGTTGTGCTGCAGCTTGAGTGACGCCGCGAAGCGGTAGACGCCCACATGCGCGCCATGATCGAACCATCGCCGCGCGACATCGACCGCCGCCTGCTCGCTCACGGTGTGGTCCGCCTCGTTGAGCAGAAAGATCATCTCCTTCGTACCAGGCGCGCGATCGGCGGACGCGTCCCGCAGTTGTTGGCCGAGCAGGAGCACCTGCGCGAGGCCGTGCGTCGTTATGCCCTGGACGTAATCCGGCCGCGTGGTGTCGATAGGGGCGTTCGTGCGCGTGATCTCCGGCAGCTTCGATGCCAGGATCACCAATCCGTGTCCCTGATCATCGCTCAGCGTGCCTGGCGCGATTGCGGGCGCGATGAGCACTGCCCGGTCCACTTCGGTGTGCGACTGCGCAATATTCCCCGCGATCACGCCGCCAGCACTGAGCCCCACGACGATGATCGAGTCGCCGAGCCCTCGCGCGATTGCCACAGTCGAGTCACCAAATCGCGCCAGCTCCTCGGCGCGGATGCGGCCTAACGAGCGTATCGGCGAACGGCGCTCACCGTGGCGCGGCAGGCGCGGAATGTAGACGTTGTCCCCGCCGCTGTAGAGGTGATCGCCGACGACCGCGAACTGCTCCGGCAGATCGCTGAAGCCGTGCAGCAGCACGAAGACGCGTGCCGTGCGCTCGCCATGCGTCAGAAGCAGCGAGCGCCCGCCGGCGACGACGACGCTGTCGTCCGCCGCCTGGCGCCGCGCCACCATTGCCACGGCCTCCTGATAACTCGCCGGCGCCGGCAACGGCGAAGGCAGCGTCTCGACAGGCGTTTGCACGCATGCCGCTGACGCTGCCGCCATCAGGATCGCTACTCGATTGAGCATATCCATACCGTCATCCTGAGCAAAGCTCAGGATGATATTCCGTGCTCAGAACCGCAGCGTGTGCAAGTACTCATAATCGACCTTCACGCTCGCGAGCTCGTCGGTCGGGCCTTCCTGCTCGACGTACGCCGGCTTCCGGTCGAGATTCGGAACCGCCGCGAGCAGCTGCTTGAAGTTCACGATCCCCGTCCCGAGCTCCGTGTCCTTCGTCTTGTCCGGCACGACGTCCTTGAGATGGAAGCTCCAGTAGCGCTCCTTGTGCTTCTGCAAGTACTGCATCGGGTCGCCGCCGCCGATGATCATGTTGCCGACGTCGAGCTGGAGCCTAACGACCGACGGATCGAGCCGCGCGATGCAGACGTCGTACGGAATCTGTCCGTCGATCGGCTTCATGTGGTCCGGCTCGTTATGAAAGGCCACCCACAGGTCGGCCTTGCGCGCTGCCGCGCCGGCGGTGTTCATCCGATCGGCAAACTGCTTCCAGTCGTCCAGCGTCTTCACCGACTCGGGATTGCTCGGCACGATGAGATACTCCATGCCGATCAGCTTCGCGTTCTCGAGGCTCTTCGGCCAGTCGGTCTCCATGATCCGCGGATCGATGTGCGCCGACGGCGCGCGCAGTCCCTCTTGCTTGAGGATCGTGCGCACCTGCTCCGGCGTGCGGCCGAAGTTGTTGAACGACCAGAGCAGCTCGACGTCGTTGTACCCGATCGCGCGCACCGCGGCCATGGTGCGGTCCGGGTCCGCGCGCATTGCCTTGCGCACGGAGTAGAGCTCGAGGCCAATGCGATTGAGCTGCTTGGCGGCGAGCGCGCGTCGCGGCAGGGCGACCACACCAACCGCCGCCGCGCCGAGCGCTTGCACGAAGGTCCGTCTTCTCATCGGATTACCCATCGGGTTGAGAGGATGGTCGACCAGTATTCGCTCAAGAAGAAGCACTCGAAAGGCAGAGTCGTCAACCGCGGCGGCGACTGGCAGCCATTGCCGCAGCTTGTGCCGCCCGCCAGTTTGCCTCGAACCCTACGAGAAATTGATCGATGGCGTCGTCGAAGTCTGTACATGAACGTGAGAAACGGCGGCCGGATGTGAAGGACGCGACCGCGATGACGCCCGGCACGCACGCCAAGGCTCGCGCGTCACGGAAGGTCCTCGCGCTGCCAGCGTCGCTCGCTCTCGTGATCGGCGCCCTCGCGCTCGTCCCTCGCGACGCCACTCTCCAGCGAACCTTCGTGGCTGTCGCTGCGCTGCTCCTCCTCTGGTGTCTCGCGCTATTCGTCGTATCGACGCGCGCGAACAGAGCCCTCGTTCTCGAGTACGCTCCGCGCAAGCAGCATTGGGTTCAGGGACTCACGCAGTTTGCGCTGATTCTGTATTGGGCTTCCCACACGCCGCTCGTTTTTGCGTTTCTTCCCTTCATCCTCGTCCAGCTCGTCTTTGCATTTGCTTTCGACAGCCTGCTCACCTGGTCACGGCGCGAGGTATATCCGCTCGGCTTTGGGCCATTTCCCGTCATCTTCAGCATCAATCTCTTCCTGCTCTTCAAGCCCGAGTGGTTTTACTGGCAGTTCGTTCTCATCGCGTTGGGATTCACAGCGAAAGAGTTCATCCGCTGGACCAAAGACGGACGAACGGCGCACATCTTCAATCCGTCGTCCTTCCCGCTCGCGGTGTTCTCGCTCGTGCTCCTCGCGACCGGCACGACCGACGTCACCTTCGGCAACTTCATCGCCAACACGATCTTCGATACGCCACACATCTTTCTCGCGATTTTCCTTCTCGCGCTCACGGTGCAGATCCTGTTCGGCGTCGCGCGCGTGACGTTGGCCGCCGCGCTGACGATGTACCTCGTCGGCCTCGTGTACTTTGCCGCGACGGGGACGTACTTCTTCTACGACTCCTACATTCCCCCGGCCGTATTCATCGGCATGACGCTGCTCGTCACGGATCCGTCGACGTCGCCGCGGTCCGATCTTGGACGTGTTGCCTTCGGCGCCCTCTATGCGCTAGGCACGATGGTGCTTTTCGTGGTGCTCGATCGCCTGCACGCGCCGTCATTCTATGACAAGCTGCTCCCGATCCCCGTTCTGAATCTCATGGTGCGACGCATCGATCTCGTCGCCCGCTCCCGCTGGCTGGAGCGCTTCGCCCCGGAACGTCTGCTGCAGTCCTTCACGCCGAGGCGCGCCAATATCGCGGTCACCGCAGTGTGGGCGGCCACCTTTGTTGGCCTCTTGGCCGTGAAGGGTGTCGGAGACAACCATCCCGGTCAGTATCTCCCGTTCTGGCATCGGGCATGTGACAATGGAAGTGCGCGCGCGTGCACCTACGCCGCCACGCTAACCGTCGTCCTGTGCAGGAAGGGATCGGGCTGGGCGTGCAACGAGGCGGGCATTCTCGAGCGTCGGCTGGGAAACTCCGGCTCGCCCGACTTTCATCGCGCCTGCGACCTGGGCTTCCGCGGGGGCTGCGACAACCTAACGAGGGCAGCCGACGAAGTCGTCTCGCTGGCGAGCGGTCCGCCGGCGCTCCGCGATCTGCCTATCGTGTTGAGCGGGACGAAACCGCCGCTGCGCGAGCGGGACCCCGCGAAACTGACGGCGCTGGCCTGTGACCAGGGTTGGCCGGGCGCGTGCGGCGGCTGGGTGAGCCCCAGCCGGTAGTCGTTAGCGTTTCGTAACTCGTTGATACTCAACCTATGGCCAGGGACGGGATCGAACCGCCGACACGCGGATTTTCAGTCCGCTGCTCTACCAACTGAGCTACCTGGCCGCTGAAGCCGACTCGTCTGAGAGCCCGGTGCGGCACCTGACCATATCGGCGTACCTAATGTAGCCGCTCCGCCGGGGACGGTGTAGTCCTCGCCAGGCGTGACCCGGGCGCCCGACGAGTGAGTTGAAAAGCAGGGTTTAGGCGGGGTTTCCTCCTCGCCAGAACCGTGGCGGCTTTCTACATTACCCATCGCCGCCGCCGGCCTCGTTGCCGGCCGCGCGCCCTTCCGTACTGCCGTTCATGGAGGATCGTGACGGACCCGTTACCGCCCTTGCACGCTGGGCGGATTGCGTCCTTGGGAATCTGCTGGAGCTTTGCCAGGCGCACGCATCGCAATAGACCGTCCTCGCTCGAAATCGTTAGGCGTGTCAAGCTCAATCCTCAGCCAGGATCAAGTGTTATGAAGAGTCCACGTTGGATGCTGGGCGCGGCGACGATGCTGTCGCTCGCGATGTTTCTCTCGCCCACGCGTCTCTCCGCCCAGGGTGTCACCACGGGTGCCATCTCCGGCACCGTCACCGACGCCACTGGAAAGCCGATCGAGAGCGCGCAGGTACAGATCACCAACCGTTCGACCGGGTATCGCAGTGGCGCAATGAGCCGCGCGAACGGCTACTACTACGTGCAAGGGCTCGAGGTCGGCGGACCATACACCGTCAGCGTCAAGCGCATCGGCTACCAGCCATCGGAACGCAACGGCGTCACCGTCTCGCTCTCCTCGACGACGCGTATCGACCTCCAGCTCTCGCAGTCGGCGGTCACGCTGAGCGCCGTTACGGTGAGCGGCAGCGCGCAGGCGTCGACGTTCAGTCCCGCGCACCAGGGCGTTTCCACCGAAGTTACGGATTCGCTCATCCGCCGCATGCCGCAGCTCAACCGCAACATCACGGATCTCGTCAAGCTCACGCCGCAGGTTAGCGTGCCCGCGACGGGCGGTCCAACCGCGGGCGGCCAGTACAACCGCTACAACAACTTCACGATCGACGGCGCGAACCAGAACGATCGCTTCAGCCTGAACTCCTCCGGCGGTCTTCCCGGCGGCGCGGGCGGCGGCCGCATTATTTCACAAGAGGCGGTAAAGGAGTTTCGCGTTTTGCTATCACCGACCGATGTCCGACAAGCGAACTTCACCGGCATGCTCGTCAACGCCGTCACCAAGAGCGGCACGAACGAGTGGCACGGCGGTGCGATTTACAACTTCCGCACCCAGGATCTGAGCGGTGTTCCCTTCCGCACGACCTCTCTCGACATCAAGCAGTACGGCTTCCAGCTGGGTGGTCCGATCATCAAAGACCGTCTCCAGTTTTTCATCGCCCCCGAGTGGCAGCAGCGCACGACGCCCGCATCGGGTCCCTTCGTCGGCGGCGGCGCCGGCACCACCGGCAGCTCGCTGAACATCTCGCCGGACTCGATCGCCGCCGTGCAAAGCATCATCAGCAGCAAGATGGGCATCAATCCGGGAACTGCCGGAGCCGTGAATGTTGCGAATCCACTCACGAATCTCTTCGGCCGCGTGGATTTCGAGATCAACGACACCCACCGTCTCGTCATCCGTCAGCTCATCAACCGCACCGAGAACCTCGCTTTCTCGCGCAACTCGGCGACGTTCAATAACAGCCCCAATGTTCAGAATACCGGGTTCCGACTCGGATCGAATGAGTTCAACGGCGTCAACACGAACAACTCGACCGTCGCGCAGCTCTACTCGAATTTTGCCAGCGGATTGGCGAACGAGTTCATCGCCGGCTTCAATCAGATCCGCGACAAGCGCGTCGTGCCGGGCGCGATCACACCGGAGATGAGCGTCGGTGTGGTGCCCATTGGATCGAGCACGCAGACGCCTACGGCTGCCATCACCTTCGGCACGGAGCAGTTCTCGGTCGGCAACCAGGCCAACCAGGACATCATCGAGCTCCAGGACAACGTCAGCATCCCGTTAGGCACGCATACGTTCACCGTCGGCGGACGCTACGAGCACCTCAAGGTCTACAACAACTTCGCCCAGGCCGCGGGCGGCGTGTGGGTGTTCCCGACGATCGCGGCGCTCAACAACCTGCAGCCGAGTGGGTATCGCGTCGCCTACGCAAACAGCGGCAATCCCGCCGACATCCCGGCGACATTCAACACCGACATGAAGAGCCTGTACGGCCAGGATCAGTGGGCCGTCTCGCCGAACCTGACGATCACTGCCGGCCTTCGCGCCGACATCCCGACCTTCCTCGACAAGCCACCCGACAATACGCAGCTCGACCAGGCGTTCGCGGCGAAGGGCGTGACGATCAACACGTCGTGGACGCCGAAGACGCAGGTTCTCTGGTCGCCGCGCGTCGGCTTCAACTGGGACGTGACCGGCGATCAGCGGAATCAGCTCCGCGGCAACGTCGGCATCTTCACCGGTCCGCCGCCGTTCATTCTCGTCGCCAACGCGTACCAGAATACTGGACTCGGCCTCGTCACACTGTCGTGCACGACCGCCGCAGGGAACGTCCCCGCATTCACGGTCAACGAAAGTCAGCTTCCCAAGTCGTGCCTTGGCCAGCCGACGCCTGGCGCGGGCTCGGCGGGTACGGCAGGCATCAACCTCACCGATCCGAACTTCAAGTATCCACAGAGTCTCGTCGCATCGTTAGGTACGGATCGCGCGCTCCCGTACGGTCTCGTTGGAACGTTCGAGGCACTCTATCGTCACGCAGTGAACGGTGTCTTCATCCGCGACCTCAACCTGCTCCATCCGCGCCTCGTGAACGGCCAGGTCTACACGGATCGTAACGGTCGCGTGCTCTACGCCGACACGATTAGCGCGACGGGCGTAGTGACGGACAACAACCAGCGTGCGGTGACCAGCTACAACAACGTCAACTTCAGCGAAGACGCCATCGAGGTCACCAACCAGTCGAAGGACTACAACTACTCGCTCACGGGTCAGCTCCGTAAAACTTTTGCCAAGGGCCTCGACCTGACATTCGCGTACACGTACAACCGGTCGTACGACATCCAGAGCCTCACATCCGATCGCGCGATCTCCAACTGGCGCTTCGGCCGCGAGTACTCTGGTGCGGAGAGCGATCAGAATCTGTCGACGTCGCAGTTCGAGCGCCGTCATCGCCTCCTGGCTTATGGCACCTGGACGCTGCCCTGGTGGAAGAAGCTCGGCGGCACCGACGTGACGCTGTTCTATGAGGGCATGTCGGGCGTACCGATCGACTACATCGCCGGTAGCAATGGCGATCTCAATGGCGATGGCACCAATAACGATCCTCTCTACATCCCGAAGGACGCAACCGATCCGAACGAGTTCAAGATCGGAACGCAGACGGGCGGTGTCTTCACGCAGAACGTCGCCGATGCCAAGGCGTTCAACGATTTCATCAGCAGCCAGAAGTGCTTGAACGATCAGCGCGGTACGATCATGAAGCGCGGAAGCTGCACGACGCCATGGCAGAATCGCCTCGACCTCTCGCTGCGCCAGTCGCTGCCGCAAATCCGCGGTCAGGCCATGACCGTGGAGCTCGACGTCGTGAACTTCGCGAACGCGTTAGGCCTCGTGCTCAACCACGTCGACGGCCGCGATCGCCAGTGGGGCAAGCTGTACGGCGCGACGATCACGGCGAACCCGCAGCAGACGGTCCTCGCTGCGACCGCGCGGACGCCGGGACCACTCAACACATCGATGCCCGTGTACACCTTCAACAGCAGCGTCAAGAACAACGGTCCGTTCGCCTTCGCGAGCAACCTTGGCTATCAAATGGCGCTGACATTCCGCTACGACTTTTGATGGGCTGTGGGCTGTGGGCGGAGGGTTGTGGGTAGAGGGTAGAGGGCGCTTGTCATCCTGAGCGAGGCGAAGCTCTCTACCCTCTGCTCTCTACCCTCTGCTCTCTACCCTCTGCTCTCTACCCTCTGCTCTCTACCCTCTGCTCTCTACCCTCTGCCCACAGCCCTCTACTCTCGCGGGCTTATGGCACACCGCCGCTCCAGCTGAAATCCCGGATCCAGCGCCGGCCGCTGCGGAGCATTCGCGACCTCCCAACCCGTCGCGTACATCCATCGCGTCATCCGCGCGAGCTTCGCAATGTCGATCCGCTGCGGCTCGTCTCGCGGAGTATGGTAATCCGGATGCAAGAGCGTGCTGAAAAAAAGCGCCGGCACGTGCATGCACGCATAAGGAAGATGATCGCTGCGATAGTACCAGCCTTCCCTGTGCGACGGCCGGTCCCAGCTGCTGTCGATCACTAAGTGCGTCACGTGGTCGTTGGCGTCGAGCGCCATTCGCGCCAGCGCCGTCGAATTCCGATGCGGCGGCTGAGCGCCTAACAACGCGGCGCTGTCCGGATTGTTCCGGCCGATCATGTCGCCATTGAGCACCGCGACGATGTTCTCGAGTGGGACTACGGGATGCAGCGCGTGCCAGTACGAGCCGAGGAGTCCACGCTCCTCCGCGCCATGCCACACGAACAGCGCCGAGCGCGGCGCTGGATGCTTCGACCACGCGCGACCGATTGCCAGCAGAGCGACGCTCACCGACGCGTTGTCGTCGGCGCCATTCCAGATCGAGTCCCCGTCGATCGGATAGCGCACGCCGTCGTGGTCCTGGTGTCCGCTGAACAGCACGTACTCGTTGCGCCGCGCCGGATCGGTGCCGGGCACCTTGGCGACGATGTTCACCGACGGATACGAGAAGGTCTCGGCGAAGAGCTTCACCTGGAGTCGTTGGTTCGGCGCCCGCAGCGCGTCGAGCATGTTGCGTCGTACCCAGAGCACGGGCACGTTAGGCACGGCGGGAGCGCGCATCCCGGCGCCCGCGGTGTCGAGGCCATAGCGACCGCGCGCCAGCGCCGCGCCGCCGAAGCCGAACGCCATGTCGTCATCGGCGATGGAGTCGGAGACCATGATCACCGCACTGGCGCCCCGCTCGATCAGCGCCTGCGATTGCTGGCGAACGGCAAGGCCTGCATAACGGTACGCGCGGAGACTCACGTTGGCTGCCGGCGCGTTGGTCGGGGCGTGTATCTCCGCGACCGCGGCCTTGCCGCGCACGTCGATATCGTTCGCGCCCTCGCCCGCGAATACGAGAGGTATGTCCAACATTACTGTCACTGGGGCGCTCACGAGAACATCACGCCACAACGTGAGACGTCGATTCCCGATCGTGATCTCGCTCTCGCTCGAGAGCCGCGTACGACGCATCGGCCAGAACTGGAAATACGTTCCGTCCTCGCCGGCCGGCTCGAGTCCCGCTTCACGTGCTGCTTTCGCCACCCACATCGACGCCCGGAGCTCGTCGAGCGTGCCCGCCTCGCGCCCGCGCATCGCGTCACTCGCGAGAAAGAAAATGTCGCGCCGAAGGTCGGCTTCCTTGATGGCGTCGAGCGCGGGAGGCGTGGCCAGGCTCGCAGGCGCTGCCTGACGAGTGCTCGTCGTCGTGGTGGCGGCCGGCGAGCTCGCGCACCCGACGCACCATATCGCGAGCGCCGCGATCAGCCCGACGCTACTTCCGCGTCTGACGTGTCCCCCGGGTCCCGCGACTCGCGCCCGACGCGTGCGCCTCGACTTGTGCCGTGATGACCGACTTGATCCCGCCGCGAATGTTGAAGTCACCCGTCACCTCCATCCATCGTGGTTGGCACGCGGCGGCGAGATCGTCGAGGATTCGGTTCACCGCCCGCTCGTAGAAGATCCCGTCGTTCCGGTAGCTCCACAGATAGAGCTTGAGACTTTTCAGCTCGAGACACAGCCGGTCCGGGACGTAGTCGATGACTATCGTCCCGAAGTCCGGCGCGCCACCAGCGAGTACGCGCAGCTCGGCCGCGTCGCTCTCGGCGCCGCCGACTGGACAGAGGGATGTGAACTCCGGACACTCCATGCTGATCGAGTAGTCCCGATCGGAGTATGGATTCTCAAAGGTCTCGAGCAGTTCTGGCTTGGGCATGCCGGGTAGAGGGCAGAGGGCGGAGGGCAGAGCGTCGCGAGTGGAGAAGAGAGAATAGCGAATAGAAAATAGAGAGTGCGAGAGTAGACGGGTCGAGGGTTGCCACGCTCTACTCTCTGCCCTCCGCCCTCTACCCTCTGCCCTCTACCCACCGCCCGATTCACTTCGGAACGATTGCCCTAAAGTCCAACCAAAAGGTGCGAGGCGTCGCGTTTTTGGGGCTGGCCCGCCGCATGCACGCTTCCCATATTGCCAATGGTCCGGTGCACTCTGCGCCGGCCATCGCCGCCGCGTGAACGGCGTGGCGGCACCCGCCCCCCGGCATAGCCGGGGGGCACTTTCTTTAGAGGGGCTAGAGATTAGGGGATAAGGGGCTAAGGCCGCAGAAAATGCCAAGGGGTGGCGAGAGATCTTCTCTCTCACCACCCCATCAACAGACGCCACCGACGGGTTTCGAGATCGAGCTTCAGATGCGAGATCGCTCGCGGCTCGAGCTCAATCTCGCAGCTCGTTGCTGCCTTCTCGAAGCTCGGAGCTGGGCTCGCCGATGGTGGGTGAGAGCCCTGAGTGCCACATCGAAAAAGACGGAGCTCACTACTCACGTCTCGCTTCTGGAGCTCGCCCTCGACGCGGCTCGTCCCGAGATTCCGCGAAGAGCCCGAATTCTCTCTAGCCCCTGCCCTAGTCCCTCTTCCTCAGTCTCCGCGACATCTCTTCCAGGATGCTGCGCTCCTCGCTCGTCAGGCTATCCAGCCCTTCCGCCGAGATCTTGTCGAGGACGCGATTCACGTCGTCGGCCTTGAGATCGCGGGGCGCGTGCTTTCGCGCAGGCGCCACGGCAGCCGGACGCTTCGCGGCGAGTGCTTTGCTTTTCGCCACGATCTCATCCACCTCTTCGACGCGCTCGCGCGAGCGTGGCAGCGCACGCGGA is a window encoding:
- a CDS encoding sugar phosphate isomerase/epimerase, with product MRRRTFVQALGAAAVGVVALPRRALAAKQLNRIGLELYSVRKAMRADPDRTMAAVRAIGYNDVELLWSFNNFGRTPEQVRTILKQEGLRAPSAHIDPRIMETDWPKSLENAKLIGMEYLIVPSNPESVKTLDDWKQFADRMNTAGAAARKADLWVAFHNEPDHMKPIDGQIPYDVCIARLDPSVVRLQLDVGNMIIGGGDPMQYLQKHKERYWSFHLKDVVPDKTKDTELGTGIVNFKQLLAAVPNLDRKPAYVEQEGPTDELASVKVDYEYLHTLRF
- a CDS encoding TonB-dependent receptor: MKSPRWMLGAATMLSLAMFLSPTRLSAQGVTTGAISGTVTDATGKPIESAQVQITNRSTGYRSGAMSRANGYYYVQGLEVGGPYTVSVKRIGYQPSERNGVTVSLSSTTRIDLQLSQSAVTLSAVTVSGSAQASTFSPAHQGVSTEVTDSLIRRMPQLNRNITDLVKLTPQVSVPATGGPTAGGQYNRYNNFTIDGANQNDRFSLNSSGGLPGGAGGGRIISQEAVKEFRVLLSPTDVRQANFTGMLVNAVTKSGTNEWHGGAIYNFRTQDLSGVPFRTTSLDIKQYGFQLGGPIIKDRLQFFIAPEWQQRTTPASGPFVGGGAGTTGSSLNISPDSIAAVQSIISSKMGINPGTAGAVNVANPLTNLFGRVDFEINDTHRLVIRQLINRTENLAFSRNSATFNNSPNVQNTGFRLGSNEFNGVNTNNSTVAQLYSNFASGLANEFIAGFNQIRDKRVVPGAITPEMSVGVVPIGSSTQTPTAAITFGTEQFSVGNQANQDIIELQDNVSIPLGTHTFTVGGRYEHLKVYNNFAQAAGGVWVFPTIAALNNLQPSGYRVAYANSGNPADIPATFNTDMKSLYGQDQWAVSPNLTITAGLRADIPTFLDKPPDNTQLDQAFAAKGVTINTSWTPKTQVLWSPRVGFNWDVTGDQRNQLRGNVGIFTGPPPFILVANAYQNTGLGLVTLSCTTAAGNVPAFTVNESQLPKSCLGQPTPGAGSAGTAGINLTDPNFKYPQSLVASLGTDRALPYGLVGTFEALYRHAVNGVFIRDLNLLHPRLVNGQVYTDRNGRVLYADTISATGVVTDNNQRAVTSYNNVNFSEDAIEVTNQSKDYNYSLTGQLRKTFAKGLDLTFAYTYNRSYDIQSLTSDRAISNWRFGREYSGAESDQNLSTSQFERRHRLLAYGTWTLPWWKKLGGTDVTLFYEGMSGVPIDYIAGSNGDLNGDGTNNDPLYIPKDATDPNEFKIGTQTGGVFTQNVADAKAFNDFISSQKCLNDQRGTIMKRGSCTTPWQNRLDLSLRQSLPQIRGQAMTVELDVVNFANALGLVLNHVDGRDRQWGKLYGATITANPQQTVLAATARTPGPLNTSMPVYTFNSSVKNNGPFAFASNLGYQMALTFRYDF
- a CDS encoding ornithine cyclodeaminase family protein, whose amino-acid sequence is MLVLDADDVTRLLDMPSCIHAVEAAFRARGEGRAAPSATLGFPLDGGGLHVKVASLDLSRPYVVAKVNANFPRNPLERKLPTIQGALVLFDATCGTPLALMDSAPITTLRTAATTAVAASRLARPDASTVTFIGCGVQARAHLTALCQVRFVERVFAVDNRPAAADAFRKLAITVHGVECSVSSSLRRATRASEIIVTTTPAERAILHLGDVAAGTFVAAVGADNEHKQEIDPELLRESVLIVDDREQCARIGDLHHALAAGVVAASYVRASLDECVAGSRPGRLTDDETIIFDSTGLALEDVAAASVVYERAVGAQSVA
- a CDS encoding DoxX family protein, producing the protein MRPSTSSIRFGLLPLIARVLVTLEFMVAVNGKIFDWSGQAAYMKFKGMSFVTPLLAGALAIEAIGSILLLLGFRARAAAAVLFVYLGIVSVRLHAFWNGTGMAAASNQTEFFKNLGMMGGLLMIAVYGAGVWSIDARLSGTASAPQATDWAPTARS
- the queF gene encoding preQ(1) synthase, translating into MPKPELLETFENPYSDRDYSISMECPEFTSLCPVGGAESDAAELRVLAGGAPDFGTIVIDYVPDRLCLELKSLKLYLWSYRNDGIFYERAVNRILDDLAAACQPRWMEVTGDFNIRGGIKSVITAQVEAHASGASRGTRGTRQTRK
- a CDS encoding alpha/beta fold hydrolase; translated protein: MLNRVAILMAAASAACVQTPVETLPSPLPAPASYQEAVAMVARRQAADDSVVVAGGRSLLLTHGERTARVFVLLHGFSDLPEQFAVVGDHLYSGGDNVYIPRLPRHGERRSPIRSLGRIRAEELARFGDSTVAIARGLGDSIIVVGLSAGGVIAGNIAQSHTEVDRAVLIAPAIAPGTLSDDQGHGLVILASKLPEITRTNAPIDTTRPDYVQGITTHGLAQVLLLGQQLRDASADRAPGTKEMIFLLNEADHTVSEQAAVDVARRWFDHGAHVGVYRFAASLKLQHNVMEIDAHGGNVGLVFPVVEALARGVTPPTVAELQDAPCAGWRCAIKRLLNK
- a CDS encoding M28 family peptidase, yielding MRGREAGTLDELRASMWVAKAAREAGLEPAGEDGTYFQFWPMRRTRLSSESEITIGNRRLTLWRDVLVSAPVTVMLDIPLVFAGEGANDIDVRGKAAVAEIHAPTNAPAANVSLRAYRYAGLAVRQQSQALIERGASAVIMVSDSIADDDMAFGFGGAALARGRYGLDTAGAGMRAPAVPNVPVLWVRRNMLDALRAPNQRLQVKLFAETFSYPSVNIVAKVPGTDPARRNEYVLFSGHQDHDGVRYPIDGDSIWNGADDNASVSVALLAIGRAWSKHPAPRSALFVWHGAEERGLLGSYWHALHPVVPLENIVAVLNGDMIGRNNPDSAALLGAQPPHRNSTALARMALDANDHVTHLVIDSSWDRPSHREGWYYRSDHLPYACMHVPALFFSTLLHPDYHTPRDEPQRIDIAKLARMTRWMYATGWEVANAPQRPALDPGFQLERRCAISPRE